DNA from Prionailurus bengalensis isolate Pbe53 chromosome X, Fcat_Pben_1.1_paternal_pri, whole genome shotgun sequence:
aacaaaacaaatgaataaacaaaacaaagcaaaagtcataaatacagagaacagatcagtggttatCAGAGCAgaagggggttgggggttgggtgAAAAGGGTGAAGGGCGTTAATTGTATGCTGATGGGTGGTAACTAGATTCATTGTGGGGATCGCTttgtaatatatgcaaatatcgaattattatgttgtacacctgaaactaatttcaTGTTATATACCAATTTGACctcaataaaacacaaataaaaataaaaaacgaaaTACGTAAGAGTTACATAAAAAAAAGGGCCCTTAATGTAAGTTGAGGCTAGGCACAAACTATCCAAAATACCCCTTTAAGCAAACTAAGGTGTCAGAAGTTGgttgctttaaaaattaccacAACTGGAATACCCTGATGCTatactcttcctctttcttagtACTACAGTACTTAGTAGTTTCTCAACATCCTCCTTGCCTTCCCTAAACCCCCAGGTCCTAGGTTTCAAGATGCTTTGAAGATAGGAATTGTGGATTAGTTAACACGATGGTCAACAGGGTTAAGGCTAGGTCaggaattttttcccccttaaaggTGACCAAGTgatagaagaaataaatcaagGTTTGCGTATGTAATAAGTAGCTACATTTATCTttataaaacagcaaaatatgAAATGTGCTACCTctctgcattttacatttagattgtAGAACGTAAAAGTTTGTCAAATCAATATCAATTCATTTAAGTGAGATACAATCTATTTTGGCAGTTTTGCCCAGTTTtgggagagatggaagaaaagatGATGGGAAGGGATAGTGGAAGATGGAGATACAGATAGAGTCAAGTAGAATCAAACACAGAGGTGAATAAATGGAGGTATATTGAgcaagaggagaaataaaaagagttCTAGTGGGAGGTAGAGAAGCTGAGaaacaaaatgggtaaaagagaagccagaagtcAAATAAGTTTTGTGCGAGTATATTTGTCTTGTGCCCTTGGGCTAAAGGTGTCATAATAGGTTATTGCTTCCTTTGAAAAATGTGATGGTACTCTCTAGTAATATTTAACACacatctttcttttgtgtttccctTCCGAAGAGCTGATATATGCTCTACAGTAATGCCAAATTCCTTGCatgatttctttccattatttcctTCCACCAAACTGCTTTTTGTCTAATCGAAAAGCAGAGATTctttaagttaataaaataacCTCTAATATCCATTCTCCCATATTTCAGAGGGGAAGTTACCTCCAACCATAATTGTGCCTTCTGGTCATCATGGCTGTGATCCTTACCGGGGCAAACTTTATGTGTACTGTCAGGATTTTTggacaaagaaaaatgtgtggTTCTGAAAAAACTTATGCTAAATGGAGATAGCATATAAGGGAGTGGGTCAAAGCAGGTCCCGTGGAGACCAGCAAGCTCCATGTGAAAATCACAGATCCTCTTGCCAGTGGTTTACTGTACTCTGATAAAGGTCTAAGGAGTACAGTTAGCTGGAGGTAATGCCTGTGGTTTTTGGGCCCCGCTCTGGTCAGAATTGTTAGAAAAGGGTATTGATAGATTTGGCAATATCCTAAAGGAGTGAGACAGATAGCTGCTCCCTAATACTTTCTACTAGGAAACACTTGACTGAGGCTGGAGAAATTAAAACCAGCCCAATTTGTAGGACTGGTGGCTAGAAAttcaatgtgtatatataccagcGAAAATAATTGGTCAAAGGTATATAGCTAAACTGGTCAGACATGGACTGGAGATGTATGccataataaatggaaaattacagACTGGACTATTGCAGGAAAAACAATCTGGTGAAGGgagatatgaaaataaatcaacGAAAGAAATTTAGCAATTTATGTAGGATATATACCAACTCATCAGAATGGAAAGACGGAATATTAAAAGAGGAGGTAATCTGACCCCCCAAACTAATGTAGACTCTACAGTCTTGGGGACTCCAAGTCCCAACTCAGCTCCCTTGTCAGTTCAATTTAAGGTTGCAAAATGAGCACGTGAAGCCTCAGGACTTATGGACATGAATGTCCTAGATGAGGAAGAGTGGGGAGAAAAGTATGAATCAAACAAACGAATTAGCAATACAATGAGACATGTCAAATTATGAAAAACTTGCATCTGCAACAAACTCATTTTTAAGAGGTCATGTTAAACCAGACACATATGCGAAGTAGATTATATTGGGCCAATCTTTAGATTTTTTTGAAACAACGAATATTGCCTCATACAAGTATAAACTGAGGAAGAGGTTTTGCAGAGCACGCCAGACATGCAGATGAGAATCGTATGTCCACGGCTTTAGACAAAATTGAAGGAACTAGCTGCTAGATGTGAAATATTGGCAGTAATAGGAAATGACCAAGGAACTAGCGTTATAACAGAAGTTGTccaaaatttgacaaaagacaacGGCTGTGGGACTTTCATTTCACAAATTCCCCAGGCTGGAGGGGCAGCTGGAAACCTTAATGAATGGGATgctaaaaacacagaaagaattaGCAGCACCAGATATAAGTGGCAATGGGGTGAAGTGCTAATAAAGACAGAATTAATTGAAAGACTCTGACTGAATATAACTTCCTCTATAGAGATGTTCGTGAAAGACGGACAAGTAACCTATACTCCCTTTGCCCTCAATTCCTCTATGAAGAGAGAACGAGAAGTATAAAGGAAAGAGAGTGGAGTAGTAGATCCTCATAAGGCCAATGAAAAGGAGGATCAGTAACTAGGGATGCTCTTTTAACTTCATCCTATAGCCAGAAACTGTGGGATAGATAAAGGCTCAAGGATACTAAtctttatgtttctcttttctattaTTAGATCTGCTTTGTTTTCCAACCATAGTACCATTGCCAGTCCCACAGGATCCGTTGTCACCAAGAGCTACagcttttaataatatttatctaCTGAGGAGGTCATTGAGGTATGGAGTCCGTGTCAATCCCTGTGCTGATTGATGGGCTTGTTGATTGTATTGCCCAGCTAATAAGGATCGCTGAAGAGCTTTTACAGCTGATTGCACGAGAGCAATTGCCTTGTGCAGGGCAAAATGCTGCAGCACAAGTGATGGGAGCAGCTGCGTCTTCTCCTCAAGAAGAAGATATGCTGCCAGAGCTC
Protein-coding regions in this window:
- the TRPC5OS gene encoding putative uncharacterized protein TRPC5OS, whose product is MESVSIPVLIDGLVDCIAQLIRIAEELLQLIAREQLPCAGQNAAAQVMGAAASSPQEEDMLPELAELSDLESILTPREDEDLILDIDQAMLDIEDLYEDVLSGLNDDLRSG